A single genomic interval of Cellulosilyticum sp. I15G10I2 harbors:
- a CDS encoding methyl-accepting chemotaxis protein yields MKKEIVKKKRSIKARLVIVFSVLIVMISIALGLLALQNASYAIQKEAEKGMQALVNQGAYLAESRLRIRKDALGMIAGMQGIESMDWKVQQPELQAQVERTDFLALAIVYPDGTAYYNDGATKNLGDREYVKRAFAGDNNVSDIMVSSVTNELVQMYAAPIQQEGKVVGVLIGRTEGNSLSNICDTIKFGKKGYSYIINDQGTVVGHPNRDQVFNQFNAIEEAKEKKELQSLGALTSQMIQEKSGIGAYKFNGKSLYASYAPIQNTNWILAVTADKEEILELLPKLQMAILHITLVILLISIALTYSIGNSIAKPLTQITMHAKNIAELDITKNVPDKLLKSKDEIGSLAQSLQSITKSLREIIGEISHSSEQVAASSEQMSATSEESAHAAEQVSKAVEEIAKGASNQAENTEQGAEKAIELGKVIEVDAAYLKDLNKASQKVNKTVDEGLKEIEKLAQISEESQKATQKVQQGIIKTNASVDKIGQASTVIGFIADQTNLLALNAAIEAARAGEAGRGFAVVAEEIRKLAEQSSTSTHTINEVVKELQMNSQASVEIMKNVAAILNEQQQSVGESKNNYMNIAKAIETAEQAACNLNVSGEKMNKMKDEILSLLQSLSAIAEENSVSTEEVSAAMEEQTASMKEISDASEGLSQLAQNLQEVIGKFKL; encoded by the coding sequence ATGAAAAAAGAGATAGTAAAAAAGAAAAGGAGCATTAAGGCAAGACTAGTTATTGTTTTTTCAGTACTCATAGTTATGATATCAATAGCTCTAGGACTTTTGGCACTACAAAATGCAAGTTATGCTATCCAAAAAGAAGCAGAAAAAGGAATGCAGGCACTCGTTAATCAAGGCGCTTATTTAGCTGAAAGCAGACTAAGAATCAGAAAAGATGCGCTTGGGATGATAGCAGGTATGCAGGGTATTGAAAGTATGGACTGGAAAGTTCAACAGCCTGAGCTGCAAGCGCAAGTAGAAAGAACAGATTTCTTAGCACTTGCTATTGTATATCCTGATGGAACAGCTTACTACAATGATGGAGCAACTAAAAATCTAGGAGACAGGGAATACGTTAAAAGGGCATTTGCAGGAGACAATAATGTATCTGATATAATGGTCAGTTCAGTTACCAATGAATTGGTGCAGATGTACGCTGCGCCGATTCAACAAGAAGGTAAAGTAGTTGGTGTTTTAATAGGAAGAACAGAGGGAAATTCTTTAAGTAATATTTGTGATACAATAAAATTTGGCAAAAAGGGATACAGCTATATTATTAATGATCAAGGCACTGTAGTTGGGCATCCTAATAGAGACCAGGTATTTAATCAGTTTAATGCCATCGAGGAAGCAAAAGAAAAAAAAGAACTGCAATCTCTGGGGGCATTAACAAGTCAAATGATTCAAGAAAAAAGTGGTATCGGAGCCTATAAATTTAATGGCAAAAGTTTATATGCAAGCTATGCCCCAATTCAAAATACCAATTGGATTTTGGCAGTTACTGCAGATAAAGAAGAGATACTAGAGCTCCTCCCAAAGCTTCAAATGGCTATTTTGCACATCACACTTGTTATCTTACTCATTAGTATAGCGCTTACATACTCTATAGGAAACTCTATTGCAAAGCCTCTTACTCAGATCACTATGCATGCTAAGAATATTGCAGAGTTAGATATTACTAAGAATGTGCCTGATAAACTTCTTAAGAGTAAAGATGAGATTGGCAGTCTTGCGCAGTCACTGCAAAGCATTACAAAAAGCCTTCGGGAGATTATTGGAGAGATCAGTCATTCTTCAGAGCAAGTAGCAGCTTCTTCGGAGCAGATGAGCGCAACTTCTGAGGAGTCAGCCCATGCAGCAGAGCAGGTGTCAAAGGCAGTAGAGGAAATTGCAAAAGGAGCTTCTAATCAAGCTGAAAATACAGAACAAGGCGCTGAGAAGGCGATAGAACTCGGCAAGGTTATAGAAGTCGATGCAGCCTATTTAAAAGATCTTAATAAGGCTTCACAAAAAGTCAATAAAACGGTTGATGAAGGATTAAAAGAGATCGAAAAGCTGGCTCAAATTTCTGAGGAAAGCCAAAAAGCTACCCAAAAGGTGCAGCAAGGGATCATTAAAACCAATGCAAGTGTAGACAAGATAGGACAAGCAAGTACGGTTATTGGATTTATAGCAGATCAAACCAATCTTTTAGCACTTAATGCAGCGATAGAAGCTGCAAGAGCTGGAGAAGCGGGGCGTGGTTTTGCAGTGGTAGCAGAAGAAATCAGAAAGCTTGCAGAGCAGTCTAGCACTTCTACTCATACTATTAACGAGGTGGTAAAAGAACTCCAGATGAACTCTCAAGCTTCAGTTGAAATTATGAAAAATGTTGCAGCAATCTTAAACGAGCAGCAGCAAAGCGTAGGAGAAAGCAAAAACAATTACATGAACATCGCTAAAGCAATAGAGACTGCAGAGCAGGCAGCTTGTAATTTAAATGTTTCAGGAGAAAAGATGAATAAGATGAAAGATGAAATTTTATCCTTGTTGCAAAGCCTCTCAGCCATTGCAGAAGAAAACTCTGTTTCAACAGAAGAAGTATCAGCAGCTATGGAGGAGCAGACTGCTTCTATGAAAGAGATATCAGATGCTAGTGAAGGGTTATCTCAACTAGCTCAAAATCTTCAAGAAGTTATTGGAAAATTTAAGTTATAA
- a CDS encoding APC family permease produces MERKVSKLGLLTISLGGMIGWGAFMQPGLKFLPEAGFLNTVIGMFIGLIMVSTIASCYGIILNKSPNSTGGEYSYSKLAFNQKHSFVVGWFLLIVFIGIAALNATSFSLIFKNVLFPNADFITLYTVAGSPVTLGEALISVVVVLVFAWFMIRGVQAVVKVQNIVTVLLIIIVFSIFFLALNKVDSVNSPLAAYSDPQTIDLGGIISILVITPWAYYGVSNIPKLASDAKLPYKQVIFITVLSLICGYFVYQMLLVLTASMFSRGDLVGYTGWATGDAIKQLFGNTGLMFITFGLAFAIFSGVNSFYMGAARVMSSMSEDGLLSKKFSMSHQKYGTPYQAILFILVIIIAAPFFGRQVLKWIVDMAALGGAIVFFYTALTAYRISSGIEKIVGLAATIFSSIFILLLVIPGSPGFLSMQSIIVLILWSILGSVFYHIGTKKVIEESSN; encoded by the coding sequence ATGGAAAGAAAAGTATCAAAACTAGGATTACTGACAATTTCTTTAGGCGGTATGATTGGCTGGGGCGCATTTATGCAGCCAGGATTAAAATTTTTGCCGGAGGCCGGATTTTTAAATACGGTAATCGGAATGTTTATTGGACTGATTATGGTATCCACTATAGCATCCTGCTATGGTATCATTCTCAATAAATCTCCGAATTCAACAGGGGGTGAATACTCTTACAGCAAGCTAGCGTTTAATCAGAAGCACTCTTTTGTCGTAGGATGGTTTCTGCTGATTGTATTTATCGGCATCGCGGCACTCAATGCAACTTCCTTTTCCCTGATTTTTAAGAATGTTCTTTTTCCGAATGCTGATTTTATTACGCTTTATACTGTTGCTGGGTCACCGGTTACATTAGGCGAAGCCTTGATAAGTGTCGTCGTTGTACTTGTATTCGCCTGGTTTATGATAAGAGGCGTACAGGCAGTCGTTAAGGTTCAAAACATTGTAACTGTACTTCTTATTATCATAGTGTTTTCAATCTTTTTTCTTGCACTTAATAAGGTAGATAGTGTGAATTCGCCGCTTGCAGCCTATTCAGACCCACAAACTATCGATCTCGGCGGTATTATCAGTATTCTAGTCATCACGCCTTGGGCTTACTATGGTGTTTCTAATATCCCTAAATTAGCAAGTGATGCAAAACTACCCTATAAACAGGTCATCTTCATTACAGTTTTATCTTTGATTTGTGGATATTTTGTTTATCAAATGCTTTTGGTGCTGACAGCTTCAATGTTTTCTAGGGGTGATCTAGTGGGTTATACGGGCTGGGCCACTGGAGATGCTATTAAGCAGTTGTTTGGAAATACAGGATTGATGTTTATAACTTTTGGTCTAGCCTTTGCCATATTCTCTGGTGTCAATAGCTTTTATATGGGAGCTGCGAGGGTGATGTCCAGTATGAGTGAAGACGGGCTGCTTTCAAAAAAGTTCTCAATGAGCCATCAAAAATACGGCACACCTTATCAAGCCATCCTTTTTATATTAGTCATTATTATTGCTGCACCATTTTTTGGCCGTCAGGTATTGAAATGGATTGTGGATATGGCTGCTTTGGGAGGTGCAATTGTTTTCTTCTATACCGCACTTACTGCCTATAGGATAAGTAGCGGCATCGAAAAGATTGTTGGCTTGGCTGCAACAATTTTTAGCAGTATTTTTATTTTGTTGCTGGTTATTCCTGGATCACCAGGTTTCCTGTCGATGCAATCCATCATTGTACTGATTCTTTGGTCAATTTTAGGTAGCGTGTTTTATCATATTGGTACAAAAAAAGTTATCGAGGAAAGCAGCAATTAG
- a CDS encoding 4Fe-4S dicluster domain-containing protein — protein sequence MSHIVGKSAYKSLEERLNRFPQGAPPSETLYKILSLLFSEKEAAYVALLPIKPFTIKTASHIWKISEAEAHKILDGLASRAILLDMDHQGVQQYVLPPPMAGFFEFSMMRTRHDLDQKLLAELYYQYLNVEEDFVKQLFLGTQTRLGRVFVQEEVLTKDNEVHILDFERASHIIRQADDIGISTCYCRHKMHHIGKACDAPMDICMTFNSTATSLVKHNHARRVEVSECLELLHQAYENNLVQCGENVREGVTFICNCCGCCCEAMIAAKEFGMLHPVQTTGYIPMVNHDSCSKCGKCLKVCPIGAINFEVQEASKEKKEKSVKIDEEICLGCGVCARSCPHKSILLKRRTQKIITPVNSVHRIVLMAIEKGQLQDLIFDNQAFGSHRAMAAVLSSILKLPPIKQVMASGQMKSVYLEKLIGKAKA from the coding sequence ATGTCTCATATAGTAGGAAAGTCCGCATATAAAAGCTTGGAAGAGAGATTGAATAGGTTTCCGCAGGGGGCGCCTCCCTCAGAAACTTTATATAAAATTCTTAGTTTATTATTTAGTGAAAAAGAGGCCGCCTATGTGGCACTACTCCCGATCAAACCTTTTACCATAAAAACAGCAAGTCATATATGGAAAATAAGCGAAGCTGAGGCCCACAAAATATTAGATGGACTGGCAAGTAGGGCCATACTCCTGGATATGGATCATCAAGGTGTTCAACAGTATGTGCTACCCCCGCCTATGGCAGGCTTTTTTGAGTTTTCAATGATGCGGACAAGACATGATCTTGATCAGAAGCTTCTGGCTGAACTCTATTATCAATATTTAAATGTTGAAGAAGATTTTGTAAAACAGCTCTTTCTTGGTACCCAGACAAGACTAGGGCGGGTTTTTGTGCAAGAAGAAGTATTAACCAAGGATAATGAAGTGCATATTTTAGATTTTGAAAGGGCCAGCCATATTATCAGACAAGCAGATGATATAGGGATCAGCACATGTTATTGCAGACATAAAATGCATCATATAGGAAAAGCATGCGATGCGCCTATGGATATATGTATGACCTTTAACAGCACAGCGACGTCTTTGGTAAAACATAACCATGCGAGAAGGGTAGAAGTTTCTGAGTGCCTTGAACTTTTACACCAAGCTTATGAGAATAACCTGGTACAGTGCGGTGAAAATGTCAGAGAAGGGGTAACATTTATTTGTAATTGCTGTGGCTGCTGCTGTGAAGCAATGATTGCAGCAAAAGAGTTCGGCATGCTGCATCCTGTACAAACGACAGGATATATCCCTATGGTTAACCATGACAGCTGCAGTAAATGTGGGAAATGTCTTAAGGTTTGTCCTATTGGAGCTATTAATTTTGAAGTACAGGAAGCATCAAAAGAAAAGAAAGAAAAAAGTGTTAAAATTGATGAAGAGATCTGCTTAGGATGCGGCGTTTGTGCAAGGTCTTGCCCGCATAAAAGCATACTTTTAAAGCGCCGAACACAGAAAATCATTACACCTGTAAATTCAGTTCATAGAATTGTACTCATGGCTATAGAAAAGGGGCAGCTACAAGATTTGATCTTTGATAACCAAGCCTTTGGGAGCCATAGGGCGATGGCAGCTGTTTTGTCTTCTATATTAAAACTGCCGCCTATTAAGCAGGTTATGGCAAGTGGGCAAATGAAGTCCGTTTATCTAGAAAAATTAATTGGCAAGGCGAAAGCATAA
- a CDS encoding RpiB/LacA/LacB family sugar-phosphate isomerase encodes MKKVLIGSDKSGFFLKEYIKSDLMSKGYDVTDCGTLDVEAPLPFYNVAPIAAKKIQDKEFERAILCCGTGMGMAIVANKFEGVYAAVVESVYAAEKCRAINDANVLTMGGWVVGEIMGAEMANKFMETEFTQGLEEWRQDFLKKARDEVKGIEQASFGSSKL; translated from the coding sequence ATGAAAAAAGTCTTAATTGGATCAGACAAATCAGGATTCTTTTTAAAGGAATATATTAAGAGTGATTTAATGAGTAAAGGCTACGACGTAACTGATTGTGGCACATTAGACGTGGAAGCCCCACTTCCTTTTTATAATGTGGCACCTATAGCAGCCAAGAAGATACAAGATAAGGAATTTGAAAGGGCGATTCTGTGCTGCGGGACAGGAATGGGTATGGCGATCGTTGCCAATAAGTTTGAAGGTGTTTATGCTGCAGTGGTTGAGAGTGTTTATGCGGCTGAGAAATGCAGAGCCATTAATGATGCCAATGTTCTTACAATGGGCGGATGGGTTGTTGGCGAAATAATGGGAGCTGAAATGGCAAATAAGTTTATGGAAACCGAGTTCACACAAGGCCTGGAGGAATGGCGACAGGATTTCTTAAAAAAAGCAAGAGATGAAGTGAAGGGAATTGAGCAGGCTAGTTTTGGAAGCTCTAAGCTCTGA
- a CDS encoding SAM-dependent methyltransferase: MELKLIGKVNTHQGFRIDIEGEYKEALTEVEGFGYLVVLWWADQVDNPDLRRTTTVEKPYKTGPDTLGIFATRSPVRPNPICMSIIDVKSIDYDGGIIYTSYIDAEDGTPVLDIKPYYPCSDVVRDAKMPEWCQGLPNCIQESESFDWSNYFNF, translated from the coding sequence ATGGAATTAAAATTGATAGGTAAAGTTAATACTCACCAGGGCTTTAGAATTGATATTGAAGGAGAGTATAAAGAAGCACTGACAGAAGTGGAAGGGTTTGGTTACTTAGTTGTCCTATGGTGGGCTGATCAGGTGGATAATCCTGATTTGCGTAGAACTACAACAGTAGAAAAGCCCTATAAGACAGGACCAGACACCCTAGGCATATTTGCAACGAGATCACCAGTTCGGCCTAATCCAATTTGTATGAGCATTATTGATGTTAAAAGTATTGATTATGACGGCGGAATTATATATACTTCGTATATAGATGCAGAGGATGGCACACCAGTCCTTGATATCAAGCCGTATTATCCATGTTCTGATGTAGTAAGAGATGCAAAAATGCCGGAGTGGTGTCAAGGCTTACCAAACTGTATTCAAGAATCTGAAAGTTTTGATTGGAGTAATTACTTTAACTTCTAA
- a CDS encoding AraC family transcriptional regulator, whose translation MNNRELILSSIQIIENNLRSKISVLDISQELGFSFYYYCRLFRSITGYSPKAYMLARKIAESIPELIETDIRIIDLALKFGFGSSEAYTRAFYKIINKNPSEVRKEGTINRQLLRHPITDNELKKFEHALDKAPEVVSLDEIKLVGIPFYYDLSMGNDLMEHWALLMQNLSAIPNVKNPLEFYQLQFWFPNQDNDSIYFYVAVAVDTLESIPIQLTAKTIPAQAYFKFRHKGLANQVGHTYRYIYEEWLPETDYKLPGHFNFEYYGDEHLGPYNPDSISEIYIPIDNK comes from the coding sequence ATGAATAATAGAGAGCTTATTTTATCATCTATTCAAATAATTGAAAATAACCTTAGATCCAAAATATCTGTTTTAGACATATCTCAAGAACTAGGGTTTTCTTTCTATTACTATTGTAGGTTATTTAGGTCTATTACAGGTTACTCACCAAAAGCCTATATGCTGGCTAGAAAAATTGCTGAATCCATTCCGGAACTTATTGAAACAGATATACGGATTATTGATTTAGCACTTAAATTCGGCTTTGGAAGTTCAGAAGCTTATACAAGAGCTTTTTACAAAATTATTAATAAAAATCCCTCGGAAGTGCGTAAAGAGGGCACTATTAATAGACAATTGCTACGCCATCCGATAACTGATAATGAGCTGAAAAAGTTTGAGCATGCTTTAGATAAAGCACCAGAAGTGGTGTCTTTAGATGAAATAAAGCTGGTGGGAATCCCATTTTACTACGACTTATCAATGGGAAATGATTTGATGGAACATTGGGCGCTGTTAATGCAAAACCTTTCTGCTATTCCAAATGTGAAAAATCCCCTAGAATTTTATCAGTTGCAGTTTTGGTTTCCAAATCAAGATAATGATAGTATCTATTTTTATGTTGCAGTTGCAGTTGATACACTCGAATCAATCCCTATTCAACTCACGGCCAAGACTATTCCCGCCCAAGCTTATTTTAAGTTTAGACATAAAGGATTAGCTAATCAGGTTGGACATACTTATCGCTATATTTATGAAGAATGGCTCCCGGAAACTGACTATAAATTACCAGGTCATTTTAATTTTGAATACTATGGAGATGAGCATTTGGGACCGTATAATCCAGACTCTATTAGCGAGATTTATATCCCCATTGACAATAAATAA
- a CDS encoding AraC family transcriptional regulator: MESWGCIEKVIDYIEKNLDKEITIDCLADRANLSPFYFQKLFKRLVNKTAIEYVKLRRLAKISEELKTNKKDNIIDICLKYGFENHETFSRCFKDAYGLTPSAYRANPILLSHFLKPEIGLQYNIIDEDVPIVTDGIVLEVTRKFLNKPKYFAGYTVEVVHEPPSIDPLEDIWNKVHATKVSIEKYIPEGNEIGISLNIGEGEALKYFAGVETSEAIKDSRLENYTLTARGYIVCKFEAESFYTLITETIYKVYQYMHLWILKKAINVEHLAIELYYGTSPDRTYMELWIPITQ; this comes from the coding sequence ATGGAATCATGGGGATGTATAGAAAAGGTAATTGACTATATTGAAAAAAACTTGGACAAAGAAATAACCATTGACTGTTTGGCTGATAGAGCTAATCTTTCTCCATTTTATTTTCAAAAACTATTTAAAAGATTAGTTAATAAGACTGCTATAGAATATGTGAAATTAAGAAGGCTGGCTAAGATTTCAGAAGAACTTAAAACTAATAAAAAGGATAATATAATTGATATATGCTTGAAATATGGTTTTGAGAATCATGAGACTTTTAGCAGATGCTTTAAAGATGCGTATGGATTAACTCCTTCAGCGTATAGGGCTAATCCGATCTTGTTATCTCACTTTTTAAAGCCTGAAATAGGTTTGCAATACAATATTATTGATGAAGATGTTCCTATTGTTACAGATGGAATAGTGCTGGAAGTAACACGAAAATTCCTAAATAAACCGAAATATTTTGCAGGTTACACAGTTGAAGTAGTACATGAGCCGCCTAGTATTGATCCATTAGAAGATATTTGGAATAAAGTGCATGCAACAAAAGTAAGTATTGAAAAATACATACCCGAAGGTAATGAAATCGGAATAAGTCTAAATATTGGAGAAGGTGAAGCGTTAAAATATTTTGCAGGTGTAGAAACAAGTGAGGCAATAAAAGATAGTAGACTGGAAAATTACACACTCACTGCTAGAGGATATATTGTATGCAAATTTGAAGCAGAAAGTTTCTATACCTTGATAACAGAAACGATTTATAAGGTGTACCAATATATGCATTTGTGGATTCTAAAGAAAGCAATTAATGTTGAGCATTTAGCTATTGAATTATATTATGGCACATCCCCAGATAGAACTTATATGGAATTATGGATACCAATAACCCAGTAA